TAAGCCTCCTTGAGAAATGCCCTTTTGTCTTCTATATGCCTAAAAACCAGTGATAAGGTTATTGTTCTGAAGGAAAGTTCTTTGAAAGGCATGTTTTCCGCGTCAGCTAACAAAAAATAGCAGTAAGGACACTTATCCTTTGCCTTTTTGAGCATACCCATAGATAAGTCTATACCTACCTTTAGTCCTCGGTTTGTGGACTTTTTTAGCACTTCTCCTGTGCCAGTGCCCACATCAAGGCGATTTCCTTCTTTATCAAGAAACTCAATGAGGGCTTTTTGCCACCTGTCTATGCCACCAAAGGTTATAGCCTTTAGAAAGGGATCATAGAGCTTGCTCACTTCATCAAATATCTGGCTCATGAGTTTTTTACTCACCACTGACAACCTCAACTATCAGATCACCATAAGGCTCATCTTGATAAAGCTCTATTTTTTCATCGTTGTAAAGGGTCATAAGAGCCATAATATAAGGTGCTAAATTTTTCCCTAAAAAAAGCTCAAACAAGGAAAACCTCTTAACACCCTGAGACATAAGTCTGTGTATATCCTCTAAAACTTCCTCAAATTTTGATATGTGTATGGGAATTATGCTCACTTTTTTTTGCCTGTTTTTCGCTTGTCTTTTAACAGACCTTCTCTCTTTTATCTCTTCCCTTTCCACTTGTTGCGGAAGTTCTAAAAAACTTTCCTTTTTTTCCTCAAATTCCTGAACTATTTCTTCAAGAGTATAACTTTTCTTTTTTTCGCGAGCCTTTTTTGGTTCTGGAAAGAGCACCTCTACTTTCTTTTTCAGGAGAAAAGAGGCAGCCATTAGGGCTCTTGCGGGTATACGCATGTCTAACACTTGAATCTTTCTTATCTCTTCAAGGTATGCATTGGCAAGTTCTACTATATCTACATTCCAAGGATCTATCCTGCCCTCCTCCACTAACCTATATGCTAAGGCAAAGGGGTGTTCTTCTTCAAAGGCTAACATCATTTATTATGATACTTTAAGTGATGGGTGCATTGCAAAAGTTCATAGCGTATTCTGGAGAAAATTCAATACACCTCATTAGGCACTCTCTTGAGCGTTCAAGAACAGCGTAAAGAATCTGCTCCTCCTCTTTGCTGAAAGGCGATAGTACATAGTTAACCACTTGATTTTTGTCTTTAGGCCTACCTATACCAACTTTCAGTCTTGGGAACTTTTCTGTTTTTATTTCCTTTATGATGGATTCAACGCCGTGATGTCCTCCGCTACTGCCTTCAAGCTTTAACCTCAATCTTCCCAAAGGTAGATCAATATCATCGTATATAACTATCATCTCCTCAGGTGATATATCGTACTCCTCAAGAAGATTAACTACCGCTATGCCTGAGTTATTCATGTAGGTCTGAGGTTTTGCCAAAAGGACCTCCCTTCCTCCTATCCTTGCCTTATAGACATGCGACAGACACTCCTCTTGGTAATCTTTTAGCTTTAGCTTTTTTGCCAGCTGATCAATCACCATAAAACCTACATTATGGCGAGTCTTTTCGTACTTTTTACCCGGATTTCCAAGACCTACCAGAAGTTTTATCATCAAGATGCAGTTTCTTCTGTAGGTGTTTCCTCTACCTCCGGTTCAAGCACTACCGCAACAACCTCTTCAGGCGAATCCATTATTATACAACCCGCAGGAGGTTGTATGTCCCTCACGTGAAGCACATCCCCTAAACCCATACTGCTAACATCAACGGATACTTTATCGGGAATATTATCCACAGGTGCTTTTATAGTCAGTGTGTGCATCATAACTTCAAAGGTTCCACCCAAGCTTACACCCGCAGGGGTACCCACAAATTCCAATGGCACCTCCACTTCTATTTCCCTTGTGTGAGATATATCGTACAAATCCACATGAAGGGCGTCATCCCCTAAATAACCCCTCTGAATATCTTTGAGCAAACATACCCTTTTTTCCCCATCCAAATCCGCTTCTATTAAAAAGGTTTCTCCGTAAGGTAAGTTCATAAGGTCCTTTAGGCTAACATAAGCATGCCTGTTTTCTACTTCCTTACCGTAGACTTCTACGGGTATATAACCTTGTTTTCTCATCCTTTTTAACTCACTTTTGCTCCCTAACTTTCTTGGGATGAGTTTTAGTGGCACTTTTTTCATAACTTACCTCCTTTTATGTAAAGAGAGAGCTTACAGATTCACCTTCGTGTATTCTCTTTATGGACTCTGCTATAAGCCCTGCTACGGAAACTACTCTGAGTTTATCACAGGGCTTATTATCCGTGGGTATAGTGTTGGTAACTACAACTTCCGAAATGGGAGATGTGTTTATCCTTTCTATGGCTGGACCGGAAAGAACAGGGTGTGTTGCCACAACGGATACACTTACCGCACCTTTTGAAATTAGCAAGTTGGTAGCCGAGACCACAGTACCTGCGGTATCTATCATGTCGTCAATTATTATAGCCTTTTTCCCTTCCACATCACCTATTAGGTCAAGCACCTCCGCCACGTTGGGTTCAGGTCTTCTCTTGTATATGATGGCTATACCACATCCAAGCTTGTTGGCAAGCCTTCTTGCTCTTTCTACACCTCCAGCATCGGGTGAAACAACTACGGTATTTTCGTTCACCTTATCCCTGAGGTATTCGTAAAGGACATTAAGAGCGTAAAGGTTATCAACGGGAATGTTAAAAAAGCCCTGTATCTGGGGAGAGTGCAAATCTACTACTACCAACCTTTGTGCTCCAGCAG
The Hydrogenobacter hydrogenophilus DNA segment above includes these coding regions:
- a CDS encoding class I SAM-dependent methyltransferase; this encodes MSQIFDEVSKLYDPFLKAITFGGIDRWQKALIEFLDKEGNRLDVGTGTGEVLKKSTNRGLKVGIDLSMGMLKKAKDKCPYCYFLLADAENMPFKELSFRTITLSLVFRHIEDKRAFLKEAYRVLEEGGQIGILDINKFAGTKLLSFLMRYPLKPLGLLLFGRERWDFFLHSLENSLSTLEVKRYLEGEGFRVSRLNRYMLGIVYVLRADKT
- a CDS encoding segregation/condensation protein A produces the protein MMLAFEEEHPFALAYRLVEEGRIDPWNVDIVELANAYLEEIRKIQVLDMRIPARALMAASFLLKKKVEVLFPEPKKAREKKKSYTLEEIVQEFEEKKESFLELPQQVEREEIKERRSVKRQAKNRQKKVSIIPIHISKFEEVLEDIHRLMSQGVKRFSLFELFLGKNLAPYIMALMTLYNDEKIELYQDEPYGDLIVEVVSGE
- the pth gene encoding aminoacyl-tRNA hydrolase, translated to MIKLLVGLGNPGKKYEKTRHNVGFMVIDQLAKKLKLKDYQEECLSHVYKARIGGREVLLAKPQTYMNNSGIAVVNLLEEYDISPEEMIVIYDDIDLPLGRLRLKLEGSSGGHHGVESIIKEIKTEKFPRLKVGIGRPKDKNQVVNYVLSPFSKEEEQILYAVLERSRECLMRCIEFSPEYAMNFCNAPIT
- a CDS encoding 50S ribosomal protein L25/general stress protein Ctc — its product is MKKVPLKLIPRKLGSKSELKRMRKQGYIPVEVYGKEVENRHAYVSLKDLMNLPYGETFLIEADLDGEKRVCLLKDIQRGYLGDDALHVDLYDISHTREIEVEVPLEFVGTPAGVSLGGTFEVMMHTLTIKAPVDNIPDKVSVDVSSMGLGDVLHVRDIQPPAGCIIMDSPEEVVAVVLEPEVEETPTEETAS
- a CDS encoding ribose-phosphate diphosphokinase codes for the protein MNIKLLTGNSNPKLAREVAEHLGIPISDMIVSRFSDGEIRVQINESMRGEDVFILQSLCSPVNEHIMELLLILDALKRASAGRITAVVPYYAYARQDRKDKPRVPISARLLADLITTAGAQRLVVVDLHSPQIQGFFNIPVDNLYALNVLYEYLRDKVNENTVVVSPDAGGVERARRLANKLGCGIAIIYKRRPEPNVAEVLDLIGDVEGKKAIIIDDMIDTAGTVVSATNLLISKGAVSVSVVATHPVLSGPAIERINTSPISEVVVTNTIPTDNKPCDKLRVVSVAGLIAESIKRIHEGESVSSLFT